The Bacillota bacterium genome contains a region encoding:
- the coaE gene encoding dephospho-CoA kinase (Dephospho-CoA kinase (CoaE) performs the final step in coenzyme A biosynthesis.): MKVIGLTGGIASGKSTVANWFKEASIPVIDSDLVYKELSKPNEVLYNKIIDTFGKEILKSDLTINWPILSEKVFQNEADLEKLNQLTHPLIKHEIILKLQHFQSKSIKMVVVVVPLLFETDFVNLCNDTICVYVNRKTQIERLMKRDHIDFAFALKKINSQMPLEKKRDLADFVIDNFKEVTDSKNQFDQILKKLRSE; encoded by the coding sequence ATGAAAGTAATAGGATTAACAGGAGGCATTGCTTCAGGGAAATCAACCGTAGCCAATTGGTTTAAAGAAGCAAGTATACCCGTCATTGATTCGGATTTAGTCTATAAAGAACTATCAAAACCAAACGAAGTATTGTATAATAAAATTATAGATACATTTGGAAAAGAAATTTTAAAAAGTGATTTGACCATTAATTGGCCTATTTTAAGCGAAAAAGTTTTTCAAAACGAAGCTGATTTGGAAAAATTAAATCAACTTACTCATCCTTTGATTAAACATGAAATCATTTTGAAATTACAACACTTTCAATCTAAATCCATAAAAATGGTTGTAGTAGTTGTGCCTTTATTATTTGAAACCGATTTTGTTAATCTTTGTAATGACACTATTTGTGTTTATGTGAATCGAAAAACACAAATTGAGCGGCTTATGAAAAGAGATCATATTGATTTTGCTTTCGCTCTTAAAAAAATAAATTCACAAATGCCTTTAGAAAAGAAAAGAGATTTAGCTGATTTTGTGATTGATAATTTTAAAGAAGTAACAGATTCAAAAAATCAATTTGATCAAATATTGAAGAAATTAAGGAGTGAATAA